The following nucleotide sequence is from Williamwhitmania taraxaci.
GCCTTGACTCCCTTTTTATCAGTTTGTTTGTTTTTAGCTGTAAAATCCAATCCATGGTAAAGAAAAGTCATCTTACCCAATGCTTTCGTATTGTTTGCCGTGAAGTTGAATTTCATTCCATCAATAATACCCGAGGGGACATTTATACGCGCATTATTTTCAAGCATAGAGCGTAAATCGCTTATTTTCATTTTCGAAATACTGCAATCTACTGTGAAGGTATTACTTGTGTTAAATATTTGTGATTTTAATGCGATTACTATTTCCGACTTTCCCATTAGCATGGCCTCCGTCTTCAATTCCATAAATGCCTTTTTAGTTTTATAAATGGTATCGTTAGTGATCTTGTAAAGCCTTGCATTAAACTGATTAAATTGTATGTTTCCCGGCTCAGATGCCTTCTCAGCGTGTTCTGTATAGCCTATATTCCCTGCTAAAAACGCGATTGAATCAATATCGATCTTTCCGGGATAGTTGTAAATCATATCTTGAAATGCAGGCTTGTTTATATGCTTAAAGGGTTTACGCTTGTCGCGAAAAGCATTTATATCCATTTTTCCTATTTCAATATATGAACATATCAGAGAACCGGTTTTGAGATAATCAGGAACCGAAAATTCATAGAAGTTAATTGCATTTAAATCGGCTTCAATTCGGTCTGTCTGAAACTGATAAAGGGAGGTGAATTCGTAATCTTTGTAGTTCGGATGAATGGAAAAATGGCTAACAGACAAAACATTTTTATTTCCCGAGTAATTGAGACCTATGGCCTTATAAGTATACATACTATCAGCAGATACTCCATCAAACGCCTCTACGTCAAAATCAAATTTACTTATGATTTTGGTCGTAAATGTGTCTCGTTTTTCAATATGCAAGTCGTATGCTTTAAATATGGCATCTTTTAATACATACTCACTTAGGGAAGAGCTATCCTTAATATCCACCCCCAGTTTATCAAAAATAAGGCGATCTATCCTGATGTTTAATGTCGAAATTTTTGGCGCTTTTGTTTGCTTTTCAAACAGAATTTGTCCAACTATACTACTTTTAGATATATTTACTTCACTCACTTCAATATCCTTGTCGAATATCGCTTTGCGGAGATTGATCCCTATAATTTTTACAGATGTGATCATACCCGTCAAACTAGGCACCCCATTCTTTTCATGGATTGATTGAATTACAATATCTTCAATTTCCACTTCAGGTCTGAAGACTGACAGATGAACCCTTCCTATTTTCAGGTTATAATCAGCAGTCGTTTCATTAAACGCAGTTTCCATTTTTTTCTGGACCCAAGGCTCCACAACGAATGCGTTTACAATAATCGTAACCAGCACCAGCACAAATATTCCAATTAAAACTCTCAAAATTATCTTCATGTAACCCGAAAATTAAATTGTTTGTATTAAGCAAATTTCATGATTTCTGTCGCGATTCAAATTTTGTAAAGTTGGTGTGTTTTGTAGTCAGCGTAATTACACTATTCGAAATATAAGTTACAACATTCACACATCACGATTATGCTTTGCAGCTAATGTGGGAAAGATGTAACTTTTCACTAAAGTTTTGTAACATCCTAAATCACCCTTCATTTAACTTTGTATTGTTGTTAAAAATACAACATTTCTGCCCCGCCAGATGCGGTAAATCGAAAAATCCAAACGATGCAAAAAGATAAATTAGAAAGACTGGCTTCCGAGAGAAGCAACCCATGTGTAACCATTTCAATGAATACGCACCGAAATTTTTCCGACAATCAAAAAGACATTGTCGAATTTCAAAAACTAATAAAGAAAGCAAACGATAATGTGGTTAAGGAATTTGGGCATTTTGATATAAAAAATCTGCTGAATAAAATTGAAAATATTCAGGAGCAAATTGATTTTAATTCTTTACTGGATAGTCTTCATATCTTACTCTCCAATACTACAACAGAAATCGTAAAATCATCGTGGCCGACGCGTCAAAATGTAGTCTCGGTAGCCGAAAATTTTGTAATAAAACCTCTGATTAAGGATTTTAACCGAGATGAAGATTATCTTATCATGGTACTTTCACAATCGGATGTTCGCTTATTGCACGCCATAAATGATCGTATCGTGGGAGAAATTTCCGATAAAGACTTTCCGTTCGACAAAAATCCACATTTCTTAATCGATCAGGATAAAGCAATAGATAGTAAACAGATCGATAATTATATCCGTGATTTTTTCAACAATATCGACAAAGCATTGGTGAAAATTCAGAATAAAACGGATATGAATATTGTTGTGATTTGCACTGAAAGTAATTGGAGCCAGCTGATGCGAGTTGCCGATAAACCTTCTATCTATTACGGGAATGTTAGTTTGAATTTCAACAACTCGAATAGTCTTTCTTTGGCTACCGAATCATG
It contains:
- a CDS encoding AsmA family protein, translating into MKIILRVLIGIFVLVLVTIIVNAFVVEPWVQKKMETAFNETTADYNLKIGRVHLSVFRPEVEIEDIVIQSIHEKNGVPSLTGMITSVKIIGINLRKAIFDKDIEVSEVNISKSSIVGQILFEKQTKAPKISTLNIRIDRLIFDKLGVDIKDSSSLSEYVLKDAIFKAYDLHIEKRDTFTTKIISKFDFDVEAFDGVSADSMYTYKAIGLNYSGNKNVLSVSHFSIHPNYKDYEFTSLYQFQTDRIEADLNAINFYEFSVPDYLKTGSLICSYIEIGKMDINAFRDKRKPFKHINKPAFQDMIYNYPGKIDIDSIAFLAGNIGYTEHAEKASEPGNIQFNQFNARLYKITNDTIYKTKKAFMELKTEAMLMGKSEIVIALKSQIFNTSNTFTVDCSISKMKISDLRSMLENNARINVPSGIIDGMKFNFTANNTKALGKMTFLYHGLDFTAKNKQTDKKGVKAWILSLLGDKIILDSNPLPGEQIRIGIIDQERDPERFLFNYCAKSIFSGIKQSVNKTSGK
- a CDS encoding baeRF3 domain-containing protein, producing the protein MQKDKLERLASERSNPCVTISMNTHRNFSDNQKDIVEFQKLIKKANDNVVKEFGHFDIKNLLNKIENIQEQIDFNSLLDSLHILLSNTTTEIVKSSWPTRQNVVSVAENFVIKPLIKDFNRDEDYLIMVLSQSDVRLLHAINDRIVGEISDKDFPFDKNPHFLIDQDKAIDSKQIDNYIRDFFNNIDKALVKIQNKTDMNIVVICTESNWSQLMRVADKPSIYYGNVSLNFNNSNSLSLATESWKIVSEVKNEMRVKAIHEMKEAAGHGKVLTDLAEIFLAVQSGRGDLLITHEDYHQAVIMDDQSSFHLVKDVTLPGVIDDITSEMAWEVISKKGRAIFTNSEEFKSFGKIALKVRY